Below is a window of Enterococcus gilvus ATCC BAA-350 DNA.
GGTTCCGCGATAGTCTACTGCGCCACCATCTTTCGCGATGGATTTTGAAACGATCGTACTTGACGTGTTTGGTGCGTTATGGATCATACGGGCACCATTATCCAGCACGATATTTTTTCCGGCTACGGCGATCGACAGCATCGTTCCGCGAGCGCCATTGCCTTCCATATACACACTTGGGTATTTCATGGTTACTTTTGAGCCTAAGTTGCCGTCGACCCATTCCATGGTCGCATTTTCTTGGGCTTGTCCACGCTTAGTTTCCAAGCTGTAGACGTTGTTCGACCAGTTTTGGATCGTCGTGTAACGGCAATAGCCATCTTTTTTAACGAACACTTCGACGACTGCGGCATGCAGGCTGTCAGAAGAGTAGGTTGGCGCTGTACAGCCTTCAACATAGTTGATGCTTGCGCCTTCGTCTACGATGATCAAGGTCCGTTCAAACTGTCCGGTATTCGCGGAGTTGATTCGGAAGTACGATTGGATCGGAATATCCGTCTTCACACCTTTTGGTACATAGATAAACGTACCGCCAGACCAAGCCGCTGAGTTTAACGCCGCCAGTTTGTTGTCTGATGGAGGAACCAATGTCCCAAAATATTCCTTGAATAATTCAGGATACTCCTTCAAGGCTGAATCGGTATCGGTGAAGACGATCCCTAATTTGGTGAACTCGTCTTTCATGTTGTGATATACCACTTCTGATTC
It encodes the following:
- the sufB gene encoding Fe-S cluster assembly protein SufB, with translation MSVPEMQEEYQFGFHDDIEPVFTTGEGLSEEVIREISRAKGEPEWMLDFRLKSLETFRKLEMPNYGPDLSDLDYDKINYFIRSSDKPARDWDDVPEEIKTTFERLGIPEAERAYLAGASAQYESEVVYHNMKDEFTKLGIVFTDTDSALKEYPELFKEYFGTLVPPSDNKLAALNSAAWSGGTFIYVPKGVKTDIPIQSYFRINSANTGQFERTLIIVDEGASINYVEGCTAPTYSSDSLHAAVVEVFVKKDGYCRYTTIQNWSNNVYSLETKRGQAQENATMEWVDGNLGSKVTMKYPSVYMEGNGARGTMLSIAVAGKNIVLDNGARMIHNAPNTSSTIVSKSIAKDGGAVDYRGTVRFGRNSAGSFSHIECDTIIMDDRSSSDTIPYNEILNGNVSLEHEAKVSKISEEQLYYLMSRGISEQEATEMIVMGFVEPFTKELPMEYAVELNRLIQYEMEGSVG